The Pelmatolapia mariae isolate MD_Pm_ZW linkage group LG10_11, Pm_UMD_F_2, whole genome shotgun sequence genome includes a region encoding these proteins:
- the dcst2 gene encoding DC-STAMP domain-containing protein 2 — protein MVAFVSGLLIASLYGLMTLLLQKQPLWFCAHTTLGLAGLAAFGMGLSVRVRASIMVMLPSMCSGHGRNFLLLMFVSLLVSGPLSNTLDNTERAASSLLCGAELAANQTQELMQKAATPLFSVLDHIREISRNAYAVAGRVQNFIYAMTDSIRHVARALRNVLRFLADIGDICNEKMGTPYRKCRSLFEEARSDCSELLGDFNFLCDIVDGFLPLCNLARAGEFFCVIPSYIADHLRKRLAAPVIAVFQKMKREFEFNISASLDFDLDANSSQSLHQMSQSIMAEISSELQVFQKLSGPLAYIGLVLLACSFLRAVQYRHRYLHDIKFDNIYITAQFKDLDQRVTSVGGASVFPITRREAKTYITPLSFQLTYRERRVVMAGLVSVFRHLIVGSLLVALDFLVFWILDQVHHQVTEDIVARVPVTVAVQVNGSGYASDIYRDVVASFNILQRGNITVISKKCLLEPSEPNYNTCFILGFLLGLALLVSLTSGFMQRCRRLICASYHPEREQERIRFLRQHILDQRRGVRRALRRSAGRSTTDQGGGGGGGGGRLHALLIRLPGGGHLSHLLGLSTPACCLVCGEVLGLRDLSAVICDAPHCSGVYCRPCFQSLGNTCVICVRPLTFQEDSEEELEADLMYQDKPGSGESDSDHSFNSALSEHESLVSVVIHGPDRAQNLQDLPQPSDSLRAPSPGP, from the exons ATGGTGGCGTTTGTATCCGGGCTGCTGATCGCGTCTCTGTACGGACTCATGACTCTCCTCCTGCAGAAACAGCCGCTGTGGTTCTGCGCCCACACCACGCTGGGCTTGGCCGGTCTGGCAGCGTTCGGTATGGGGCTGTCAGTCAGAGTCAGGGCCAGCATCATGGTGATGCTGCCCTCCATGTGCTCAG GTCATGGCAGGaacttcctcctcctcatgtTCGTGTCGCTGCTTGTGTCCGGTCCGCTCAGCAACACGTTGGACAACACCGAGCGAGCCGCCTCCAGCCTGCTGTGTGGAGCTGAGCTGGCAGCCAATCAAACGCAAGAACTGATGCAGAAAGCAGCCACGCCCCTCTTCT CCGTGTTGGACCACATCAGGGAGATCAGCAGAAACGCTTACGCCGTCGCGGGAAGAGTCCAGAACTTCATCTACGCTATGACAGACAGCATCCGCCATGTTG CTCGCGCGCTGAGGAACGTCCTGCGCTTCCTGGCCGATATCGGTGACATCTGTAACGAAAAGATGGGAACTCCGTACAGGAAGTGCCGGTCACTGTTTGAGGAAGCTCGAAGCGACTGCTCTGAGCTGCTGGGCGACTTCAACTTCCTGTGCGACATCGTGGACGGCTTCCTGCCGCTCTGCAACCTGGCCCGCG CTGGCGAGTTCTTCTGCGTCATCCCTTCCTACATCGCCGACCACCTGAGGAAACGTCTCGCGGCTC CTGTCATCGCAGTGTTTCAGAAGATGAAGCGTGAGTTTGAGTTCAACATCTCCGCCTCACTGGACTTTGACCTGGATGCCAACAGCAGCCAGTCTCTGCACCAGATGTCTCAGAGCATCATGGCAGAGATTTCATCAGAACTTCAAGTGTTTCAGAAGCTGAGTGGACCGCTGGCGTACATCGGCCTCGTCCTGCTCGCCTGCTCCTTCCTGAG ggcaGTGCAGTACAGACACAGGTACCTCCACGATATTAAATTTGATAACATCTACATCACTGCTCAGTTTAAAGACCTTGACCAAAGGGTGACCTCAGTAGGCGGAGCCTCTGTGTTTCCAATCACGCGCAGAGAGGCCAAGACCTACATTACACCAC TGTCGTTTCAGCTGACGTACAGAGAGCGGCGGGTGGTGATGGCGGGCTTGGTTTCGGTCTTCAGGCACCTGATCGTAGGCAGCCTGCTGGTGGCGCTGGACTTCCTGGTGTTCTGGATTCTGGATCAGGTGCACCACCAGGTGACGGAGGACATCGTGGCCAGAG TTCCGGTCACGGTGGCGGTCCAGGTGAACGGGTCGGGTTACGCCTCAGACATCTACAGAGACGTGGTGGCCTCGTTCAACATCCTGCAGCGGGGAAACATCACCGTGATCAGCAAGAAGTGCCTGCTGGAGCCGTCAGAACCAAACTACAACACGTGTTTCATCCTCG gcttcctgttgggtttggcTCTGCTTGTGTCTCTGACCAGCGGATTCATGCAGCGCTGCAGACGCCTCATCTGTGCTTCATATCATCCTGAGAGAGAgcag GAGAGGATCCGGTTCCTCCGCCAGCACATCCTGGATCAGAGGAGGGGGGTGCGCAGAGCCCTGAGGAGGTCTGCGGGCAGGAGCACAACCGaccagggaggaggaggaggaggaggaggaggacgtcTCCATGCTCTGCTGATACG GTTACCTGGAGGAGGTCACCTGTCTCACCTGCTGGGCTTGTCGACACCTGCCTGCTGTCTGGTCTGTGGAGAGGTGCTGGGGCTGCGTGACCTGAGCGCAGTCATCTGTGATGCCCCGCACTGTTCAG GCGTGTACTGTCGGCCGTGCTTCCAGAGTTTGGGGAACACGTGTGTCATCTGTGTACGACCTCTGACCTTCCAGGAAGACAGCGAGGAGGAGCT TGAAGCAGACCTGATGTACCAGGACAAACCCGGGTCAGGCGAGTCCGACAGCGACCACTCCTTTAACTCTGCTCTCTCAGAGCACGAGTCCCTCGTCTCAGTCGTCATTCACGGACCCGACCGTGCTCAAAACCTCCAGGACCTTCCACAACCATCGGATTCTCTCCGGGCTCCGTCTCCCGGACCATGA
- the LOC134636638 gene encoding uncharacterized protein LOC134636638, whose product METKYSELELALNTLVTEFHKAADNGPTMNTTQFQSMISSHMPAIAKTVENEEGLGKVLEQMGVQSGQNISFDNFWKLINNQALQLFGTMHKEKGTKCTCLLQ is encoded by the exons ATGGAGACTAAG TACTCAGAGCTGGAGTTGGCCCTCAACACGTTGGTCACCGAGTTTCACAAAGCTGCAGACAACGGACCGACCATGAACACCACCCAGTTCCAGTCCATGATCTCCAGTCACATGCCGGCAATCGCCAAG ACGGTGGAGAATGAAGAAGGCCTGGGTAAGGTCCTGGAGCAGATGGGCGTGCAGAGTGGCCAGAATATCTCCTTCGACAACTTCTGGAAGCTGATCAACAACCAGGCCCTTCAGCTGTTCGGCACCATGCACAAAGAGAAGGGCACCAAGTGCACCTGCCTGCTGCAGTGA